The following coding sequences lie in one Arachis stenosperma cultivar V10309 chromosome 5, arast.V10309.gnm1.PFL2, whole genome shotgun sequence genomic window:
- the LOC130981598 gene encoding uncharacterized protein LOC130981598, with amino-acid sequence MTRFTDATMEIPDLNPAVHLHALKAGLRPGKFREIIAVTKPKTLDEFRERAAGQMEIEELREADKSERRPRKEDDRPSRSASARDLGKPFKLTPKFDNYTRFNTKREKIIKEILNAKIIKPPTRAGSYQDQRFVDKSKHCAFHQKYGHTTDECVIAKDLLERLARQGLLDKYIEGRKRRESNKEDQQTSASKETNKWSNNNPPKGIINYISGGFAGGGETSSARKRSYRAMLAIEGTTLPSNRAIQDLEITFNQADICSAAPHADDPVVISIQTGDLLVRKVLLDPGSSADVLFHSTFLKMNLSEKLIQPSSGELVGFSGERVPIKGYIWLRTTMGNNPLAKILDIQYLIVDCPSPYNIILGRPALNMFRAVVSTYHLCVKFQAQDNKIATIHSDRQQARQCYNASLKRSDVIRKQGEVHSINSSEILSLAELDPRGDVQERPQPADELHEIQLTKVPGQVTYIGQALRGQQRSELIKLLQDNADLFAWTPTDMPGISPEIICHKLATNNACRPIAQKKRNLGNEKSKAALEETEKLLKANFIKEIRFTTWLSNVVMVRKSSGKWRMCVDFSDLNKACPKDAYPLPCIDKLVDNASGFNSLSFMDAYSGYNQILMHPEDQSKTAFITEHGNFCYRVMPFGLKNAGATYQRLMDKVFRHQIGRNIEIYVDDMVAKSTKDRSHCDDLREVFEQIRAFNMRLNPEKCAFGVQGGKFLGFMLTSRGIEANPEKCKAILNMTSPKTIKEVQQLAGRIAALSRFLPAVATRSHLFFQTILKNKQFQWTPECEMAFAELKTLLSSPPVLQRPEIGKPLYLYLSVSDHSISSALVLETGRIQQPVYFVSRVMQPTEQRYPKIEQLALALVATARRLRPYFQSHTIVVRTNHPLRQVLTKPELAGRLTKWSIELSEFDIQFQTRSALKAQILADFITEMTSDEHITTWELHVDGASSREGSGAGIILKEGNKVIAEQSLQFHFSASNNQAEYEALIAGLKLALGHKATNLTAHCDSLLVVQQIRGEFQVKDPLLERYWLIAKDLISNFNSFTIIHVHREQNVRADILSKLAATRAETQTSTLSQHTLTKPSIKLLSIESINHLHDWRRPFLEYICTGTIPRDELHPQQFRRKASFYTRISGELYRRGFS; translated from the coding sequence ATGACGAGGTTCACAGACGCCACCATGGAAATACCCGACTTAAATCCTGCCGTCCACCTACACGCTCTTAAAGCCGGACTCAGGCCCGGAAAGTTCAGAGAAATAATCGCGGTTACCAAGCCAAAAACACTGGACGAATTTCGAGAAAGGGCAGCCGGACAAATGGAGATCGAAGAACTTCGAGAGGCCGACAAATCCGAAAGGAGACCAAGAAAAGAGGATGACAGGCCCTCCAGATCGGCGAGCGCCAGAGACCTCGGTAAACCATTCAAGCTCACTCCAAAATTCGATAACTACACCAGATTCAATACGAAGAGAGAAAAGATAATCAAGGAGATACTCAACGCCAAGATCATAAAGCCGCCGACCCGAGCAGGGAGCTACCAAGATCAGCGATTCGTTGACAAGAGCAAGCACTGTGCCTTCCACCAGAAATATGGTCATACAACGGACGAATGCGTGATAGCCAAAGATCTCCTGGAGAGATTAGCACGACAGGGCCTCTTGGACAAATACATAGAGGGCCGAAAACGCAGGGAAAGCAACAAAGAAGATCAGCAAACCTCAGCCAGTAAAGAAACCAACAAATGGTCAAACAACAATCCACCTAAGGGAATAATAAACTACATATCTGGAGGATTCGCTGGCGGTGGCGAAACAAGCTCGGCACGAAAACGGAGCTATCGTGCGATGCTAGCAATCGAAGGAACGACACTACCAAGCAACAGAGCTATTCAGGATTTAGAAATCACTTTTAACCAAGCTGATATATGCTCGGCCGCTCCTCACGCAGACGACCCAGTAGTAATTTCCATTCAAACAGGTGACCTTCTGGTAAGAAAAGTCCTCTTGGACCCAGGTAGTAGTGCCGACGTTCTTTTCCATTCTACTTTCTTAAAAATGAATCTATCTGAAAAACTAATACAGCCCTCATCCGGAGAATTAGTAGGGTTCTCTGGCGAGAGAGTACCGATCAAAGGGTACATATGGCTAAGGACGACGATGGGAAACAACCCATTAGCAAAAATCTTAGACATACAGTACCTGATAGTCGACTGTCCAAGTCCCTACAATATCATCCTTGGACGACCTGCTCTGAATATGTTCAGGGCAGTCGTATCTACTTACCATCTATGCGTTAAGTTTCAGGCACAGGATAACAAGATAGCAACGATACATTCGGACCGACAACAAGCTCGGCAATGCTACAACGCTAGCTTAAAAAGATCGGACGTGATCCGGAAACAAGGGGAGGTCCACTCAATAAATAGCTCAGAAATCTTGTCTTTGGCCGAGCTTGACCCTCGAGGGGATGTACAGGAAAGGCCTCAGCCGGCAGATGAGCTACACGAAATCCAGCTGACAAAGGTGCCGGGTCAGGTAACCTACATCGGCCAGGCGCTGAGGGGCCAACAAAGGTCGGAACTGATCAAGTTGTTACAGGACAACGCTGACCTATTCGCCTGGACCCCGACAGATATGCCTGGCATTAGCCCAGAAATCATCTGTCACAAGCTGGCCACGAACAACGCATGCCGACCTATAGCCCAGAAGAAGCGAAACCTCGGCAACGAGAAATCAAAGGCAGCCTTGGAAGAAACAGAGAAACTCCTCAAAGCTAACTTCATTAAGGAAATCCGCTTCACCACATGGCTCTCGAACGTGGTAATGGTAAGGAAAAGTTCAGGTAAGTGGCGCATGTGCGTCGACTTTTCAGATTTGAACAAAGCATGTCCCAAGGACGCTTACCCCCTTCCATGCATCGATAAACTTGTGGACAACGCATCAGGTTTTAACAGCTTgagcttcatggatgcatactctggGTACAACCAGATTCTAATGCACCCAGAAGATCAAAGCAAAACAGCATTTATAACTGAACATGGTAACTTCTGTTATAGAGTTATGCCGTTTGGCCTAAAGAATGCAGGTGCAACCTACCAGCGTCTGATGGACAAAGTATTCCGACACCAAATAGGTCGGAACATCGAAATCTATGTAGACGATATGGTCGCCAAGTCAACCAAAGATCGGTCACACTGTGACGACCTCAGGGAAGTATTTGAACAGATCCGGGCATTCAATATGAGATTGAATCCAGAGAAATGCGCTTTTGGGGTACAAGGAGGAAAATTCCTAGGCTTCATGCTAACGTCCAGAGGAATCGAAGCAAACCCTGAGAAATGCAAGGCTATACTCAACATGACAAGCCCCAAGACAATAAAGGAGGTACAACAACTAGCAGGAAGGATAGCGGCCCTCTCCCGATTCTTACCCGCAGTAGCAACTCGGTCACATCTTTTCTTTCAGACGATCTTAAAAAACAAACAGTTCCAGTGGACACCCGAATGCGAGATGGCGTTCGCCGAACTTAAGACCCTTCTATCGTCACCTCCCGTTCTGCAAAGACCTGAAATCGGCAAGCCACTGTACCTATACCTATCTGTTTCCGATCATTCCATAAGCTCGGCTCTCGTCCTTGAGACGGGAAGAATCCAACAGCCAGTGTATTTCGTAAGCAGAGTAATGCAGCCAACGGAACAAAGGTATCCGAAGATAGAACAGCTCGCCCTTGCACTCGTGGCTACGGCGAGGAGACTAAGACCCTACTTCCAAAGCCACACAATAGTGGTAAGAACGAATCACCCGTTAAGGCAAGTATTAACCAAACCGGAGCTGGCAGGACGATTGACCAAATGGTCAATCGAGCTATCGGAGTTTGATATTCAATTTCAGACCAGATCGGCCCTCAAAGCACAAATTCTCGCCGACTTTATCACGGAAATGACCTCGGATGAGCACATTACAACATGGGAGTTACATGTGGACGGGGCCTCAAGCCGAGAAGGGAGCGGGGCTGGCATAATCCTAAAAGAGGGAAATAAGGTGATAGCCGAGCAGTCTCTCCAGTTTCATTTTTCGGCAAGCAACAATCAAGCCGAGTATGAAGCCCTAATAGCAGGACTCAAGCTCGCCCTGGGTCACAAAGCAACGAACTTAACGGCACATTGCGATTCTCTCCTGGTGGTCCAACAAATCCGAGGAGAATTCCAGGTAAAAGATCCCTTGCTAGAGCGATACTGGCTCATAGCAAAGGatctaatttcaaatttcaattcatTCACCATAATACATGTACACAGAGAACAAAATGTCAGGGCAGACATACTTTCTAAGCTCGCCGCCACAAGGGCGGAAACACAAACATCAACATTATCACAACACACACTCACCAAACCGAGCATCAAACTATTATCTATTGAAAGCATTAACCACCTCCATGATTGGAGGAGACCTTTTCTTGAATATATCTGTACAGGTACCATACCCAGAGACGAGCTTCATCCTCAACAGTTCAGGCGCAAGGCAAGCTTCTACACACGAATATCAGGGGAGCTATACAGGCGAGGTTTCTCATAG
- the LOC130982768 gene encoding DNA mismatch repair protein MLH1 isoform X2, with product MEIEHEESPVPLPEEEEAKEPPRIQRLSESVVNRIAAGEVIQRPVSAVKELVENSLDAHSTSINLLVKDGGLKLIQVSDDGHGIRLEDLPILCERHTTSKLSAFEDLQSIKSMGFRGEALASMTYVAHVTVTTITKGQLHGYRVSYRDGLMENEPRPCAAVKGTQIMVENLFYNMAARRKTLQNASDDYSKIVDLISRFAIQHINVSFSCRKHGATRADVHTVATSSRLDAIRSVYGISVARNLMKIEASDNNPATSIFEMQGYMSNANYASKKITMVLFINDRLVECSALKRAIEIVYAATLPKASKPFIYISIVLPPENVDVNVHPTKREVSLLNQEVIIEKIQSVIESRLRSSNETRTYQEQTADQCSLSHITSKEAKLIPLPMGSRSQKVPVHKLVRTDSLDPAGRLHAYIQTKLDGHLEKRATLNAVRNSIRQRRNPKDSTDLTSVQQLLDDINSNCHPSMMDIVRHCTYVGMADDVFALLQHNTHLYLANVVNLSKELMYQQVLSRFGQFNAIQLSDPAPLKDLIILALKEEDLVSECNDDDNLKEKIAEMNTELLKQKAEMLDEYFGIHIDKHGNISRLPVILDQYTPDMDHIPEFALCLGNDVNWEDERNCIQAVAAALGNFYAMHPPMLPNPSGKGLLFYKKRKMLDSCAEGNTCDVGSDVINDKVEQELLSEAETAWTQREWSIQHVLFPSTRLFLKPPVSMATDGTFVRVASLEKLYKIFERC from the exons ATGGAGATTGAACACGAAGAATCACCGGTACCACTaccagaagaagaagaagcgaaGGAGCCACCGAGAATCCAGCGGCTGAGCGAGTCAGTGGTGAACCGAATAGCGGCGGGGGAGGTTATCCAGCGTCCTGTTTCTGCAGTGAAGGAGCTGGTCGAGAACAGCCTCGACGCCCACTCCACCTCCATCAACCTCCTCGTGAAGGACGGCGGCCTCAAGCTCATCCAAGTCTCCGACGACGGCCACGGAATCAGA TTGGAGGACCTGCCAATATTGTGCGAGAGGCACACGACCTCCAAGTTATCTGCGTTCGAGGACTTGCAGTCCATAAAGTCCATGGGCTTCCGCGGAGAGGCCCTCGCTAGCATGACCTACGTCGCCCATGTCACCGTCACCACCATCACCAAAGGCCAGCTGCATGGTTACAGGGTCTCCTATAGAGATGGTCTCATGGAGAATGAACCCAGGCCTTGTGCCGCCGTTAAAGGAACACAGATTATG GTGGAGAATCTTTTCTACAACATGGCTGCAAGGAGGAAGACATTACAAAACGCTTCTGATGATTATTCTAAGATTGTCGACTTAATAAGTCGGTTTGCTATTCAGCACATTAATGTCAGTTTTTCTTGCAGAAAG CATGGAGCTACTAGAGCAGATGTCCACACAGTTGCCACATCTTCTAGACTTGATGCCATCAGATCCGTTTATGGCATCTCTGTTGCACGCAATCTGATGAAAATTGAAGCTTCAGACAACAATCCAGCTACTTCAATTTTTGAAATGCAGGGTTACATGTCCAATGCAAATTATGCTTCCAAGAAAATCACTATGGTGCTTTTTATCAATG ATAGATTGGTTGAATGCTCAGCATTGAAGAGAGCTATTGAAATTGTTTATGCAGCAACATTGCCAAAAGCATCTAAaccttttatatatatttcaatTGTTTTACCACCTGAAAATGTTGATGTCAATGTGCATCCGACAAAGAGAGAG GTGAGCCTTTTAAACCAGGAAGTTATCATTGAGAAGATACAGTCAGTGATTGAATCAAGATTGAGGAGTTCCAATGAGACAAGGACATACCAAGAACAG ACAGCTGATCAATGTTCTCTGTCTCATATTACTAGCAAGGAGGCTAAGCTCATCCCTTTGCCAATGG GTTCAAGATCACAGAAGGTTCCAGTGCATAAGTTGGTTAGAACAGATTCATTAGATCCTGCAGGAAGATTACATGCCTACATCCAAACCAAGCTTGATGGACATCTTGAAAAGAGAGCTACTTTGAATGCAGTAAG GAACTCAATTCGACAAAGAAGGAACCCGAAAGATTCTACAGATCTAACTAGCGTCCAACAGCTTCTTGATGATATCAATAGCAACTGTCACCCAA GCATGATGGACATTGTAAGGCACTGTACATATGTTGGAATGGCAGATGATGTTTTCGCTTTGCTGCAGCATAATACTCATCTTTATCTTGCTAATGTTGTAAACTTGAG CAAAGAGCTTATGTATCAGCAAGTTCTTAGCCGTTTTGGCCAATTCAATGCTATACAACTAAGTGATCCAGCCCCCTTGAAAGACTTGATTATCTTGGCACTGAAGGAAGAGGATTTAGTTTCAGAATGTAATGATGATGACAACTTGAAGGAGAAGATTGCAGAA ATGAACACAGAACTGCTGAAACAAAAGGCTGAAATGCTGGACGAGTATTTTGGAATTCATATTGACAAACATGGAAACATTTCTAGACTTCCTGTGATACTTGACCAGTATACACCTGACATGGATCACATCCCTGAGTTTGCTCTTTGCTTAGGCAATGAT GTTAATTGGGAAGATGAAAGGAATTGCATTCAGGCAGTTGCGGCTGCTCTGGGAAATTTCTATGCAATGCATCCACCAATGTTACCCAATCCATCTGGCAAGGGTTTGCTTTTTTATAAGAAGAGGAAAATGCTCGATAGTTGTGCTGAGGGGAATACCTGTGATGTTG GGAGTGACGTGATCAATGATAAAGTTGAGCAAGAACTGCTTTCTGAAGCTGAGACTGCATGGACACAGCGTGAATGGTCAATACAACATGTACTTTTTCCTTCCACGAGACTCTTTCTAAAACCACCTGTCTCTATGGCTACAGATGGAACCTTTGTTCGG GTAGCTTCATTGGAGAAACTGTACAAGATTTTTGAAAGATGCTAG
- the LOC130983169 gene encoding uncharacterized protein LOC130983169 yields MATGKTGITSWFQKKITDPLISILRRGAEPSQLAFSAALGITLGVFPICGVTVFLCGIVIALLGSNCHAPTVMLANFIATPVELSLIVPFLRFGEFICGGPHFTLTSDALKKVLTGRASHEVLLSIAHALLGWLAASPVILGALYIALVPCFKVLVQKFSSVPSSPKKPLLRPHSEVRLKEIEQDKGE; encoded by the exons ATGGCGACTGGGAAGACGGGAATAACCAGTTGGTTCCAGAAGAAGATCACCGATCCTCTTATCTCGATTCTCCGAAG AGGTGCTGAGCCCAGTCAGCTGGCTTTCTCTGCTGCTCTTGGAATTACATTGGGAGTATTTCCTATATGTG GTGTCACTGTATTCCTCTGTGGGATCGTTATTGCATTGCTTGGCTCAAATTGCCATGCCCCAACTGTCATGCTTGCAAACTTCATTGCAACTCCAGTAGAGCTGAG TCTCATTGTACCATTTTTACGCTTTGGTGAATTCATCTGTGGTGGACCTCATTTCACTTTAACATCTGATGCTTTGAAGAAAGTTCTTACTGGCAGAGCTTCACATGAAGTCCTATTAAGTATTGCTCATGCG CTATTAGGGTGGTTAGCTGCATCACCTGTTATTTTGGGAGCCCTATACATAGCACTTGTACCATGCTTCAAAGTTCTGGTCCAGAAGTTCTCATCTGTTCCTTCAAGTCCAAAGAAGCCGCTCCTCCGTCCACACTCAGAAGTTAGGCTGAAG GAGATTGAGCAAGACAAAGGCGAATGA
- the LOC130982769 gene encoding uncharacterized protein LOC130982769, with the protein MQSSTWRVRSCIRCELASLLTRPRHRHRHHTPPMDTNASAAGEQRITRVLFCGPHFPASHEYTTQYLQSHSFIKVDVLPLEHVPQAIPNYHVCIVKSMKLDSHIISRAARMQLIMQYGVGIEGVDVEAATKHGIKVARIQSHATGNSASCAEMAIYLMLGLLRKQNELQISIQQRKLGEPITETLLGKTIFILGFGNIGMDLAHRLRPFGVKVIATKRSWTSCTQHPSKLIRSNVDDLVDERVNHEDMYEFVRKADIIVCCLHLNSETAGIINNDFISSMKKGALLVNIARGGLMDYEAVIKHLESGHLGGLGTDVAWNEPFNPDDQILKFKNVIMTPHVAGVTEHSYRTMAKAVGDVVLQLHAGQPLTGIEIVN; encoded by the exons ATGCAGAGTAGCACGTGGAGGGTGAGGTCGTGTATCCGCTGCGAATTGGCCTCActgctcacgcgaccgcgccaTCGCCATCGTCATCACACTCCTCCCATGGACACCAACGCTTCTGCTGCTGGGGAACAACGCATCACTCGTGTTCTCTTTTGCGGACCCCATTTCCCTGCTTCCCATGAATATACGACACAATATTTGCAGAGCCATTCATTTATCAAG GTTGATGTTCTCCCTCTCGAACATGTGCCCCAAGCAATTCCCAACTATCACGTCTGCATAGTTAAAAGCATGAAGCTTGATTCACATATTATTTCTCGTGCAGCTCGGATGCAGCTTATAATGCAGTATGGTGTTGGTATCGAAG GCGTTGATGTTGAAGCTGCCACCAAGCACGGAATCAAAGTTGCTAGGATCCAAAGTCATGCTACAGGAAATTCTGCTTCATGCGCAGAAATGGCCATATATTTAATGTTGGGTCTCCTCCGAAAGCAA AATGAACTGCAAATTTCCATACAACAGAGGAAGCTTGGAGAGCCAATTACTGAAACCTTACTTGGGAAAACA ATATTCATTTTGGGATTTGGAAACATTGGAATGGATTTGGCACATCGATTGCGACCATTTGGTGTAAAAGTAATTGCCACAAAGCGGAGTTGGACTTCATGCACCCAGCACCCTAGCAAATTAATCAGAA GTAATGTGGATGATCTTGTTGATGAGAGGGTTAATCATGAAGATATGTACGAGTTTGTGAGGAAAGCTGACATCATCGTTTGCTGCTTACATTTAAACAGCGAAACG GCTGGTATTATAAACAATGATTTCATATCTTCCATGAAAAAG GGTGCCCTTTTGGTGAATATTGCTAGAGGCGGTCTTATGGACTATGAGGCTGTGATCAAACATCTTGAATCAGGCCATTTGGGAGGGCTAGGAACTGATGTTGCCTGGAATGAGCCATTCAACCCTGATGATCAGATATTGAAATTTAAGAATGTTATCATGACTCCTCATGTTGCTGGCGTTACTGAACATTCTTATAGAACCATGGCTAAG GCTGTCGGTGACGTCGTTCTTCAACTTCATGCTGGGCAGCCTCTGACAGGGATAGAGATAGTCAACTGA
- the LOC130982768 gene encoding DNA mismatch repair protein MLH1 isoform X1: MEIEHEESPVPLPEEEEAKEPPRIQRLSESVVNRIAAGEVIQRPVSAVKELVENSLDAHSTSINLLVKDGGLKLIQVSDDGHGIRLEDLPILCERHTTSKLSAFEDLQSIKSMGFRGEALASMTYVAHVTVTTITKGQLHGYRVSYRDGLMENEPRPCAAVKGTQIMVENLFYNMAARRKTLQNASDDYSKIVDLISRFAIQHINVSFSCRKHGATRADVHTVATSSRLDAIRSVYGISVARNLMKIEASDNNPATSIFEMQGYMSNANYASKKITMVLFINDRLVECSALKRAIEIVYAATLPKASKPFIYISIVLPPENVDVNVHPTKREVSLLNQEVIIEKIQSVIESRLRSSNETRTYQEQTADQCSLSHITSKEAKLIPLPMGIRNSSFFLGSRSQKVPVHKLVRTDSLDPAGRLHAYIQTKLDGHLEKRATLNAVRNSIRQRRNPKDSTDLTSVQQLLDDINSNCHPSMMDIVRHCTYVGMADDVFALLQHNTHLYLANVVNLSKELMYQQVLSRFGQFNAIQLSDPAPLKDLIILALKEEDLVSECNDDDNLKEKIAEMNTELLKQKAEMLDEYFGIHIDKHGNISRLPVILDQYTPDMDHIPEFALCLGNDVNWEDERNCIQAVAAALGNFYAMHPPMLPNPSGKGLLFYKKRKMLDSCAEGNTCDVGSDVINDKVEQELLSEAETAWTQREWSIQHVLFPSTRLFLKPPVSMATDGTFVRVASLEKLYKIFERC, translated from the exons ATGGAGATTGAACACGAAGAATCACCGGTACCACTaccagaagaagaagaagcgaaGGAGCCACCGAGAATCCAGCGGCTGAGCGAGTCAGTGGTGAACCGAATAGCGGCGGGGGAGGTTATCCAGCGTCCTGTTTCTGCAGTGAAGGAGCTGGTCGAGAACAGCCTCGACGCCCACTCCACCTCCATCAACCTCCTCGTGAAGGACGGCGGCCTCAAGCTCATCCAAGTCTCCGACGACGGCCACGGAATCAGA TTGGAGGACCTGCCAATATTGTGCGAGAGGCACACGACCTCCAAGTTATCTGCGTTCGAGGACTTGCAGTCCATAAAGTCCATGGGCTTCCGCGGAGAGGCCCTCGCTAGCATGACCTACGTCGCCCATGTCACCGTCACCACCATCACCAAAGGCCAGCTGCATGGTTACAGGGTCTCCTATAGAGATGGTCTCATGGAGAATGAACCCAGGCCTTGTGCCGCCGTTAAAGGAACACAGATTATG GTGGAGAATCTTTTCTACAACATGGCTGCAAGGAGGAAGACATTACAAAACGCTTCTGATGATTATTCTAAGATTGTCGACTTAATAAGTCGGTTTGCTATTCAGCACATTAATGTCAGTTTTTCTTGCAGAAAG CATGGAGCTACTAGAGCAGATGTCCACACAGTTGCCACATCTTCTAGACTTGATGCCATCAGATCCGTTTATGGCATCTCTGTTGCACGCAATCTGATGAAAATTGAAGCTTCAGACAACAATCCAGCTACTTCAATTTTTGAAATGCAGGGTTACATGTCCAATGCAAATTATGCTTCCAAGAAAATCACTATGGTGCTTTTTATCAATG ATAGATTGGTTGAATGCTCAGCATTGAAGAGAGCTATTGAAATTGTTTATGCAGCAACATTGCCAAAAGCATCTAAaccttttatatatatttcaatTGTTTTACCACCTGAAAATGTTGATGTCAATGTGCATCCGACAAAGAGAGAG GTGAGCCTTTTAAACCAGGAAGTTATCATTGAGAAGATACAGTCAGTGATTGAATCAAGATTGAGGAGTTCCAATGAGACAAGGACATACCAAGAACAG ACAGCTGATCAATGTTCTCTGTCTCATATTACTAGCAAGGAGGCTAAGCTCATCCCTTTGCCAATGGGTATAAgaaattcttctttctttttag GTTCAAGATCACAGAAGGTTCCAGTGCATAAGTTGGTTAGAACAGATTCATTAGATCCTGCAGGAAGATTACATGCCTACATCCAAACCAAGCTTGATGGACATCTTGAAAAGAGAGCTACTTTGAATGCAGTAAG GAACTCAATTCGACAAAGAAGGAACCCGAAAGATTCTACAGATCTAACTAGCGTCCAACAGCTTCTTGATGATATCAATAGCAACTGTCACCCAA GCATGATGGACATTGTAAGGCACTGTACATATGTTGGAATGGCAGATGATGTTTTCGCTTTGCTGCAGCATAATACTCATCTTTATCTTGCTAATGTTGTAAACTTGAG CAAAGAGCTTATGTATCAGCAAGTTCTTAGCCGTTTTGGCCAATTCAATGCTATACAACTAAGTGATCCAGCCCCCTTGAAAGACTTGATTATCTTGGCACTGAAGGAAGAGGATTTAGTTTCAGAATGTAATGATGATGACAACTTGAAGGAGAAGATTGCAGAA ATGAACACAGAACTGCTGAAACAAAAGGCTGAAATGCTGGACGAGTATTTTGGAATTCATATTGACAAACATGGAAACATTTCTAGACTTCCTGTGATACTTGACCAGTATACACCTGACATGGATCACATCCCTGAGTTTGCTCTTTGCTTAGGCAATGAT GTTAATTGGGAAGATGAAAGGAATTGCATTCAGGCAGTTGCGGCTGCTCTGGGAAATTTCTATGCAATGCATCCACCAATGTTACCCAATCCATCTGGCAAGGGTTTGCTTTTTTATAAGAAGAGGAAAATGCTCGATAGTTGTGCTGAGGGGAATACCTGTGATGTTG GGAGTGACGTGATCAATGATAAAGTTGAGCAAGAACTGCTTTCTGAAGCTGAGACTGCATGGACACAGCGTGAATGGTCAATACAACATGTACTTTTTCCTTCCACGAGACTCTTTCTAAAACCACCTGTCTCTATGGCTACAGATGGAACCTTTGTTCGG GTAGCTTCATTGGAGAAACTGTACAAGATTTTTGAAAGATGCTAG
- the LOC130982770 gene encoding uncharacterized protein LOC130982770: MEGPGPPANDMCSVCHGNFNTPCQSNCCHWFCANCIMLVWHHGSAVQPCKCPLCRRPITLLVPTDDSLSHRHDPEVANALDKIQRYNRLFGEREGGLLQRLQDLPFLLRRLLRDFSDPRRSLPLVIRARVYIAMILSVVYIISPIDIIPEGILGIVGLLDDLLIVLICFLHVAALYRSVLYLRHGGS; the protein is encoded by the exons atggAGGGTCCTGGTCCTCCTGCGAACGATATGTGCTCGGTGTGCCATGGGAACTTCAACACTCCGTGTCAATCCAACTGCTGTCACTGGTTCTGCGCCAACTGCATCATGCTCGTCTGGCACCACGGATCCGCCGTGCAGCCCTGCAAGTGCCCCCTCTGCCGCCGTCCTATCACTCTCCTCGTCCCCACCGACGACTCCCTCAGCCACCGCCATGACCCCGAGGTTGCTAACGCTCTTGACAAGATCCAGAGATACAATCGCTTGTTCGGTGAGCGTGAGGGCGGGCTTCTTCAGCGATTGCAAGATCTTCCATTCCTACTGCGTCGGCTTCTCCGGGACTTCTCCGATCCTCGCAGATCCCTTCCACTTGTCATTCGAGCTCGCGTCTACATTGCT ATGATACTAAGTGTTGTGTACATCATCAGCCCTATAGACATCATTCCAGAAG GGATATTAGGAATAGTTGGACTCTTGGATGATCTGCTCATTGTGCTCATCTGTTTCCTGCACGTCGCTGCCCTTTATAGATCAGTACTCTATCTCCGCCACGGTGGTTCCTGA